The following nucleotide sequence is from Deltaproteobacteria bacterium.
ATCATCTGATCTGTGTTGGATGTGGCAAGATTGTTGAGTTCGAAAATGAAGAGATAGAGAAGCTCCAGATTAAAGTCTGCAAAAAAAATAAATTTCATCTTGCTCATCACAAGATGGAACTCTACGGCACCTGTTGCCAGTGTCAACGAAAGGGGGCCTAAAATGCACGAGGTAAGTCAAGGGGTGGTGCTTCTTGCGGGTGCGATCGCCGGCTTCACTATTTACCTGGGGTTGCCGGTTGCCCTCTTGAGAGTCTCTCTCCGATGGCGCCTTTTTCTAAGTGCCGGTTCAGTGGGGGTGCTCCTCTTTCTTTTTGTAGAAATCAGCTATCAAGTGATGGAGCAGATTGAGTCGATTCTAAAGCTTGCCGTTATGGGCTACCGGACTTATTTTGAATTTTACCGGCACGTTGGAATATTCATTTTTGGTTTTGCCTTTGCGCTTGTCTCCCTTCTTCTTTTTGAGATAAAATTTATACGAAAACCGAAAGGAGAGGAAAGGTCGTCGGCCCGGCGAATGGCCCTGATGATTGCTTTTGGGATTGGGCTTCATAACTTTAGTGAGGGTTTGGTGATTGGGCAGCAATTCTCGGGTGGGGCCTTGGCCTTGGGTTATCTGCTTGTTGTGGGGTTTGCCCTGCATAATGCGACGGAGGGATTTGGTATTGCAGCACCCCTTGTTGACAATCGCCCCTCCTTCCTATTTCTTTTCATGTTGGGCTTGATCGGAGGGGGCCCGACGTTTCTTGGGACGTTTGTGGGGACGCAATGGACCTCCGAAATAGCCGAGTCCCTTTTCTTGTCTCTTGCGGCTGGTGCCATTCTTTATGTTGTTGGTGAATTGATACACTTGGGACGGGTTCGTGGGGGGTATATCACGGCGAGCCTTGGCTTACTCTTTGGTTTTTTCGTTGCCTTTGGATCGGACCTTGTCATTGAAAAGGCGACGACCTCCTCTTTTTTATCAAGGGCCGAGTCAAAGGAGATTCAGATGTACGCGGGGGATTTTTTTTTCAAACCGAGTGAGATCCATCTGGAGGCAGGCAAGTCTTATAAGCTGGTTGTTTCTAACCAAGGTGAAGTGGATCACGAAGTCGAATTTCTGGGATTAGGAGAAGAGATCGAACAGGTTGTTCCTTGGAAAGGTCAGACGGCGGTTCTTTTGGCTCCCCGGCATGGTGGCCGGTACCCCTTTATTTGTGATATGCCAGGGCATCTTTCAAAAGGGATGCAAGGCTCTCTCGTTGTCCACTGAGGGTTGGCAGGCCGCCTATTGCAAGAAGGGATTGACTTTCAGCTCGTTTTGGAATTTACCAAAGATATCTTATCCAGAGGCTCTGGCGTCGCAGGCGCGGGTTTAAGGAAAGAGGATAGCTCTAACCTAAGTCCTTCGGTTCATAAATTCGGTGACGAATTTATTTACTCAGGACTGGTGCTGAGCGAGTAATTTTGTTGATTTTTTTGGCTTTGTATATACGTCATAGTAATCACGAGTCGAAGTGCTAAGGACAGAGTTGAAGGAATTATTTCAATTCTTTTCGCGGCGATGGCGCCTACGGCCCCTCTCAGAGGGAGGGCGTGAAAATTTGCAAGCAAAAAAGATCGTTTTACCCCCCGAGGAGTCTATTGCCGCAGAATCTTTTGAAATGGATCAGCGGACCGACCACTCCATTCTTGTCGGCCGATTTATCATCAGGGGACAGGTCATGCTCGTTTCTCATTCCCAATGGGAGGGGGACTCTCATCCATTGACCGTTACTCAACGGAGAGAAATTTTGAGAAGAACGATTCAGGAACGATTGAGAAAGCTTCGAGAGTACCGAAAAAACTGATTCAAGGCTATGTGGGCAAAAATTTATTATTATTTTGATGTGGGTGGTTGGTGCATGTGGGGGATCGCTCTCTGTTCCGTGCTCGCTTTGGCGGTTTTTCTTGAAAGGCTCTTCGCTTTGCATAAGGAGATTGTTCTTCCAAGGAGTCTGGCGATTGAGGTGCAGGATCTTGTTCGTCGTGGGCTGATTGCTGAGGCGGTCACTTTGTGCCGAAAGAAGGAATCTCCTCTGGGTCGGGTGATTCAGGTTGGATTGGAGAATGCCGGAAAACTTCGCGAAAGAATCAAGGAACTCGTTAATGAGGTGGGTCAGAGAGAGGCAAGCCGTCTTGGTCGCTACATGGCTATTTTAAATACGACCATCAGTGTTGCACCGATGTTGGGTTTTTTAGGCACCGTGATAGGCATGGTTGACCTTTTTACTTCCGTTGCAGCGGTGGGGGAGGTGACGAACATCGGAATGATTGCCGATGGTATTTATAAAGCACTTTATACAACGGTGTTTGGTCTGGTCGTCGCAATTCCAGCGACTCTTTTTTACCGCTTTCTGTCAGCGCGTGTTGAGTCGCTTGTTTTAGAGATGGAAGAGGTCTCATTCAAGATTGTTGACCTGATTAAGAATGAATAAGAGAGGATCAAGCCATTGGCCTTTCTGAAGAAACGAGTCGAGGAGGAGGTCGGTTTCAACGTAACCCCTCTGGTCGATGTGATGTTCAACCTCCTTATTTT
It contains:
- a CDS encoding MotA/TolQ/ExbB proton channel family protein, which codes for MWAKIYYYFDVGGWCMWGIALCSVLALAVFLERLFALHKEIVLPRSLAIEVQDLVRRGLIAEAVTLCRKKESPLGRVIQVGLENAGKLRERIKELVNEVGQREASRLGRYMAILNTTISVAPMLGFLGTVIGMVDLFTSVAAVGEVTNIGMIADGIYKALYTTVFGLVVAIPATLFYRFLSARVESLVLEMEEVSFKIVDLIKNE
- a CDS encoding cupredoxin domain-containing protein → MHEVSQGVVLLAGAIAGFTIYLGLPVALLRVSLRWRLFLSAGSVGVLLFLFVEISYQVMEQIESILKLAVMGYRTYFEFYRHVGIFIFGFAFALVSLLLFEIKFIRKPKGEERSSARRMALMIAFGIGLHNFSEGLVIGQQFSGGALALGYLLVVGFALHNATEGFGIAAPLVDNRPSFLFLFMLGLIGGGPTFLGTFVGTQWTSEIAESLFLSLAAGAILYVVGELIHLGRVRGGYITASLGLLFGFFVAFGSDLVIEKATTSSFLSRAESKEIQMYAGDFFFKPSEIHLEAGKSYKLVVSNQGEVDHEVEFLGLGEEIEQVVPWKGQTAVLLAPRHGGRYPFICDMPGHLSKGMQGSLVVH